Within Wyeomyia smithii strain HCP4-BCI-WySm-NY-G18 chromosome 2, ASM2978416v1, whole genome shotgun sequence, the genomic segment ATATTTTGTACTGGTGCAAAAACAAACACTGTTTTGGACCCACAGGGAAAGTTTTACATCTCATGGCTATTTATCGTCTCGCTGTCATTCCTCTATAACGCATGGGTCATCCCATTGCGGTCTTCATTCCCGTACCAAACTCCGGAGAATACGAAATACTGGATCGCCCTTGATATCTGTGCAGATGTTATTTATCTGATTGATATTCTGTTTGTGAAGCATAGAATAATGTATCTGTTTGAAGGATTTTGGGTCAAGGACACCAACCTTACCCGAAAGAACTACATGAGAAAACTACAGTTTAAAGTGAGTATTGCACACCTGTCAGACTTAATGAAATTCTCATGTCGCATAAATGATTACAGATGGACTTAGTCGCTCTCATGCCGTTGGATTTGCTGTACCTTAAGTTCGGCACGGAACACGTGGTACTCCGATCGCCGCGTTTGCTGAAGATACAAAGCTTCTGGGAGTTTTTCAAACTGATTGATCGTGTGATTTCGTCGCCGCATATGGTCAGTAGCAAACGGCAGCAGCAGGTTCCGGTTAGCGCTATCATTAATCTTTTGCTCTGCTGATTTGCATTCTAGATTCGTGTCGTCAAGACGCTCACCTATATGCTGTACATGATTCACCTGACGGCCTGTTCATATTATGCGTATAGCGCCTATCAAGGTGAGCATGTAGAATTAAGTTATTGATGATTTTGTTGTGTGAAAAGGCAAATTATCATGATTTACCTAAAAATTACagttttggtttggtttttagttagaaatattgattttaatttttttaaatagagatttcaaaacaaatttataaTTGAGGTAACAGGCTCAATCACAATGAAtcctttttaaaacatttttactatttttcaaTTGCCAGAGTCCTTTATGAACAACAGGCGCATTCGGTTCTAAATGTTATTACAAATTTTTCGATTCCATCGAATACATGGATAGGCTTTTTATGTACGGTAAAAATGAAGCTACATCACCGGAGGCTTCAGAAATTAACAGTAGAATAGAAGTACTTTGAATTTAAGCGACTATCCAATTGacattttttccatttcttcTCAAATTTTATAcaacttttgacgtgggactacgtctttgtttactatactgggatgcattctctaaaattggaaatgtaactggcaaatgttgcgtcagatttcaaacggttataacAGCATAactacatgatggataacaataaccaatatgttgttggatagataaaatgtgtaacaattttataacacgctagttatcattattattttactGCTCaaaggtgaaaattgataaaaagttacagggaaacttacgcgaacaatgaaccaattacatgcgagcattcctagcacagacgacgtgaatggacaccatccgttcccgtgttattctctgtatcgatatcgatataaaaattgacagagtctccccgtcccaataggtcaatttatttttgcttctatgagcttagactaaaatgATGTCTTGAAGctaaaagtttttcgaaaagtttgaaataatcccgattcttgaacaatttttaaacctgctttcaaaacctaataaaaactgatgtcttgaaagaaaacatgctggtaaaagcaacagtggagtaaagaaccgcaggtctctcgtcgtctatgattgcagcggtactcttctattcgtacatctcagcggtacacttctattcgtactacAACGGTACTATTCgaactgcagcggtactattcgtattgcagtggtacacttttgttcgtacatttctattcgtgtgcaatcgaggaaaaactgcaatgctgctgttgatggtgattgaaagtttatctcataaatatgattaccatttaatattcaacaagaattgtaatcttttgcaacggatatttattcaattttatcttcgatattcactaaataatcgtgaccggatagtatcgagagagtaaattccacatatacacatttatagaagagtaagagcctgcgaatgcttgtaaatttttggtttatttactaagattcattagaatctctttttacatttcaaaattgttagatgatatattattactcaaagctttaccataataaacgtatgtatattaccggtcttcgtaatacagcgaatttagttgtaggtaaatgaaaaaattggcaagcaaaaaacaaaaatggaattgttgattgttacggttttttgctgtaacttgttaataattttgttagacatatctagggacgttgcgatgcCACCGatactaaagcctgtagtacactctttgtctaatggtcaaatatttgaccttctgacataatggtcaaatttatttgacatcatggttgttgtttgcccgtgtttgccccatgttaaaattggagagtgacaaataattatctttgaccaaatttttatctgtcaaaaagtgacaaatatttgacgctcggtcaaagagtgtactacaggcttaatacagaatcgatccttctacttccgatactcggatatttggtatcgatgttttaccagcgatacttaatcaatatcgatacacacctctcagtatcgaaaagactcaaagaagaacgaacgaagCAGAAAACTTGCTGTTTTCTGTGCCATTTTGATGCTTCGTATGCATGCATACCATCTCCTCTGCAATGCAAatttaacagaaatttctgtagattaacctacgggaacgattcttttctacggtcatgcagatccgaaggtaaaatctacagagccagcggctcttttcgaaaacgggatcaattattaaggaaaagcgtaatcgacttttgactaagtttctgcagaagctggtgtttctagattcagtaaatttatagaccattttacgaactgacagggataccaaatgtgcagatttgtctgcaaaacgcagatttttggagtccgtgtgcagatattcattgatttgcagtttttccacggtttctgatttttgtcagagtcaaCAACGATACATTTAGGTATGGATACGTTAGCCTCGATACTTCGATACTATCGGAATATCAGTACTTGCTCTCGATACAGGTATCGATcctaagtatcgatgtttaatggtatcgcaacgtccctagacatatcttcttatgtttgccaattaatgaacctttgtaagggcttctatattattttgaaaataagaaccatattatagatttgattaaaTCAgggttaaataagacaaaaccatttattataataacgtaagtattattggatttggttttagaggatatagagttaattctgactttgacgcattacgagaaattcttggtgctttttcaacaagaatgatatgcttgtgccttgtcaaatacatgttgtttgcacaaaaaaatactacaggctgttactaatatcgccaaatatatacgatattctttcgagtgttgttaaatatatttaaaaaaattgatttacagggaaggctgaaaataaaaatacgtacagtcgctgagcaaacaccttgattctgtctgcaggctctgtattttttgtaacaaaaaatccactaattacagtgtttagtcccacgtcaccatttcatacaaccttgtagtatttaatgAACAATGAACCTTAAGTTATTCAATTCACTTCTCATTTAACACTGTTATTTAAAACTTGTGCTAGATTTGTGGCAAGGTCGCTCTATAGTGTATTCTTTTTTGTTCCCACTTACGTGGAATTATGTCTCAAAGAGAAAATAAGAGCTAACACGTTAAAATCATGCTAAAAATATGATTAAGGAAGGAAAGTTGAAAATTTATTGACTACATCTAGAACAGTTAAATGTTCAAATGTGTTCCACAGTGACTTTGTGCTTATATATTTCGtataaaaaaatgctataatGTATCTCGCGATCTAAATAAAAGAGCATTTTAACGTTCGAATTAATTAGATTGCACATTAAagccattttattttattcacgtTGTGCTGTTTCAATGACAAATGAAATGTAATACATAACTGCGAAGCcatatttttattcaataatgaaagaataattttatgtgatagaaaaagaaacaaaaaaatgttgcagCAATATTACCCTTGTTGTGGTTAACGACTTTCGTATGAAAACATCGATTTGAatgaattgaaaaatgctattccCGTTATCGAATAAGCTAAATAAAAGAGCGTTCAATCATTCTAATTGATTCAAACGAAGACAGGAATGCACATTGACAATACCTACGTACTAATTCGATACGACCGTaaagaaaaacatcaaaattagTAAATACCCTCTACTCGAAACTATTTCAGGTCTTGGCTCCAACCGTTGGGTGTTCAACAACAAAGGTCACGCCTATGTTCGCTGTTTCGCGTTCGCAACCAAAACCGCCACATCAATCGGTAAGAACCCGAAGCCGGAGAAGGAGGGTGAACTGTTGTTTATGACGGCCGCCTGGTTGATGGGAGTGTTCGTATTTGCGCTGCTGATTGGCCAAATCCGAGACATAATAGCGACCGCCACACGATCGAAATCCGAGTACAAACAATTGGTCGACGAAACGTTGGAGTACATGCGGCAGTTGAGCCTGCCGACAGATCTTCAGCGACGAGTTAAGATGTGGTTTACCTTTACCTGGGAACAGCAGCGAAGCTTGGATGAAACACACATTATGGATGCGTTGCCTGCTAATCTGAAGACCGATATTGCTATTTCCGTTCATATTCAAACTCTGTCCAAAGTGCAACTATTTGCCGATTGTGAAGAAGCGTTGCTTCGAGAGCTGGTGCTAAAATTAAGATCTGTTACGTTTCTTCCCGGCGATTACGTTTGTCGTAAAGGCGAAGTTGGCAAAGAAATGTACATCGTCAAAACTGGTCAAGTTCTggttatgggaggccccagaaATGATATTGTTCTTGCTACTCTTTATGAAGGTTCTGTATTCGGAGAAATCAGTTTGTTGGCTATCAACGGTGCTGAAGGAAATAGACGGACTGCTGATGTACGATCCAAAGGTTTctcgaatttgtttgttttatcaaAATCCGATCTGAATGAAGCGATCGTCTACTATCCGAATGCACAAGCAATTCTCAAGAAACGAGCTAAGAGTTTGATGCGCAAGAATGCTGCTCGAGAAAAAGCGGAATCACAGCAGAGTATCGACACCACAGATGCCGATACAGACGTAGTTATCAGTAATCCGAATCATAACCTATCACCAAAATTACTGAAAACAGTCATCCAGGCATTACCAAGTGAATCACCTGCCGTACAGCTTCTCACCCAAGGATTTAAAGGCGATCACGTGAAGGTGGAAATAATTGACAAATCGCACCAAAAGGAAGATACCGTATCTAATCGTAGTCTGGAAGTACATACTACACAGGTGCaaattgaaaacgaaaaaaatgttgaatttcCGTGTGATTTAGTTTACAGTATTAAACAGGAGCTGATGGATAATAACAGTTACATTAATCTAACCGATACGGAAAAATACAAACTGCTGAACGAGCTATCCAAAGAGCTTAATGAACATGAAAAATCACCAGTGTAAATCTCGGTTGATCCATCCTCGTTGATTCAATGTGAAACATTGTCTAGAAAATCTTTAGaatgttttttaaatattatttgttatcGTGAACAGAATCACAAGATTACTTGGAGTTAATAAAAACCAAAATGTCTGTTGTAACATTCTTGTTCTAATAGCCATAATAAAAATTAACCTTCTGTGGAAGaacaagtgaaatgaaagtgcCATGAAGAAACCCGTCAGTTTTAGTACCAATAAAACACACTGGAGAGACTAATAGCTCGAAATAATAaatgttttgtgtttttcaagTAATAAATCGCATCGTTTAGATGACTGCAATCTAGGTTTGAAAGAACACCTTCTAGCAAAtggaaactatttttttattacgGTAGGTCCCATGTATGTAACATTATGTGTAACGTATTAGATCTTCATCAAACAAGTCAaaccttcttggggtgaaatgcaaagtctgggaGCGACTATCACGAacgaacgaactgacagtgcatatagagtaacgcggagtataccacaatatagggtaaggaacggcttaatcagtggcgcctattttaataaGCCCAAGGAAACGGCCCTCGAACATCTGAATTTTGATCATTAAGGACAATTTAAATACCTAGAACAAAAACTCCGATTAACTACGTGTCTTAGGGATACATGAAATACGGTtcaacacagaaaaatctttgaataaacatTATACGAAGAAAATCTGCCGAAATTGCAGCCACTCAGCCTGaag encodes:
- the LOC129724203 gene encoding cyclic nucleotide-gated cation channel beta-3 isoform X1 — encoded protein: MSLARLTSAWEDNKSRSETVLYPEKYSVSSANGRFSHSRGGISRNSSRDDNKLHKSLEEISKDIKELEDFITVTEEILKREREYDEQLYRRERQRKAFEKTMHQIRSKCSPTKICFGRADDSGVKSPTFKVNITHKRRIKSFSPKSYKSKLYFRNGKIGCLDAEATASNLRSTHELVKRIINDENNMLVKLEHQHYTTDIREESPVSVGTPLESLQMCVTESVGSLCDESYKVLDDKPADEVSQSKMEQNFCSERTIEDEGTIISPPASANDFVTGRLRHLANRFSERTKRMRSKLEIPPTPSSSVSAPSIAPSTQRHNVELRAIQNSALTLQSATGAETCHHDYFCPIFCTGAKTNTVLDPQGKFYISWLFIVSLSFLYNAWVIPLRSSFPYQTPENTKYWIALDICADVIYLIDILFVKHRIMYLFEGFWVKDTNLTRKNYMRKLQFKMDLVALMPLDLLYLKFGTEHVVLRSPRLLKIQSFWEFFKLIDRVISSPHMIRVVKTLTYMLYMIHLTACSYYAYSAYQGLGSNRWVFNNKGHAYVRCFAFATKTATSIGKNPKPEKEGELLFMTAAWLMGVFVFALLIGQIRDIIATATRSKSEYKQLVDETLEYMRQLSLPTDLQRRVKMWFTFTWEQQRSLDETHIMDALPANLKTDIAISVHIQTLSKVQLFADCEEALLRELVLKLRSVTFLPGDYVCRKGEVGKEMYIVKTGQVLVMGGPRNDIVLATLYEGSVFGEISLLAINGAEGNRRTADVRSKGFSNLFVLSKSDLNEAIVYYPNAQAILKKRAKSLMRKNAAREKAESQQSIDTTDADTDVVISNPNHNLSPKLLKTVIQALPSESPAVQLLTQGFKGDHVKVEIIDKSHQKEDTVSNRSLEVHTTQVQIENEKNVEFPCDLVYSIKQELMDNNSYINLTDTEKYKLLNELSKELNEHEKSPV
- the LOC129724203 gene encoding cGMP-gated cation channel alpha-1 isoform X2 codes for the protein MSLARLTSAWEDNKSRSETVLYPEKYSVSSANGRFSHSRGGISRNSSRDDNKLHKSLEEISKDIKELEDFITVTEEILKREREYDEQLYRRERQRKAFEKTMHQIRSKCSPTKICFGRADDSGVKSPTFKVNITHKRRIKSFSPKSYKSKLYFRNGKIGCLDAEATASNLRSTHELVKRIINDENNMLVKLEHQHYTTDIREESPVSVGTPLESLQMCVTESVGSLCDESYKVLDDKPADEVSQSKMEQNFCSERTIEDEGTIIPPASANDFVTGRLRHLANRFSERTKRMRSKLEIPPTPSSSVSAPSIAPSTQRHNVELRAIQNSALTLQSATGAETCHHDYFCPIFCTGAKTNTVLDPQGKFYISWLFIVSLSFLYNAWVIPLRSSFPYQTPENTKYWIALDICADVIYLIDILFVKHRIMYLFEGFWVKDTNLTRKNYMRKLQFKMDLVALMPLDLLYLKFGTEHVVLRSPRLLKIQSFWEFFKLIDRVISSPHMIRVVKTLTYMLYMIHLTACSYYAYSAYQGLGSNRWVFNNKGHAYVRCFAFATKTATSIGKNPKPEKEGELLFMTAAWLMGVFVFALLIGQIRDIIATATRSKSEYKQLVDETLEYMRQLSLPTDLQRRVKMWFTFTWEQQRSLDETHIMDALPANLKTDIAISVHIQTLSKVQLFADCEEALLRELVLKLRSVTFLPGDYVCRKGEVGKEMYIVKTGQVLVMGGPRNDIVLATLYEGSVFGEISLLAINGAEGNRRTADVRSKGFSNLFVLSKSDLNEAIVYYPNAQAILKKRAKSLMRKNAAREKAESQQSIDTTDADTDVVISNPNHNLSPKLLKTVIQALPSESPAVQLLTQGFKGDHVKVEIIDKSHQKEDTVSNRSLEVHTTQVQIENEKNVEFPCDLVYSIKQELMDNNSYINLTDTEKYKLLNELSKELNEHEKSPV